One window of Methanothermobacter tenebrarum genomic DNA carries:
- a CDS encoding DHH family phosphoesterase has product MIRKCSECKGKGYKVKSYKICEVCHGTGFQAAEDISEHFKGLPETAKQKFQLEDAQEVPCPTCKGKGEIEVRETCRACDGKGEINICPKCGKIIKGTGKYCPECQKKDKVYILHPACTIEDLQRDKIYKGKITRIEDYGVFVSLNNKVWGLMRGLFPDYKIGDEVFVKVAQINHYKGEVDLLPCSVGDSYEIVKLKKDIPRTRIANIDNKSLGKTIRIVGEVIQIQQTTGPTIFTVSDETGTTSVAAFDEPGIRAHPHIQVGHIVEVIGEVNQHGGRIQIESEVMERLIGKEASEARRLIDEAIDRRAEPEKTDLFIESEILEKLRPRMIEAAKAIRRAIFDGRSILVRHHADADGICAGVAIEKAVIPLLRELNPNIEAEWHYFKRKPSKAPFYELEDVVKDLTYALEDMERFGQKLPLIVLLDNGSTEEDILALLKAKIYDIEIVVIDHHYPGEVVEGRVKVDDYVDVHVNPYLVGGDSQLTAGALSVEVAKMINPEIEERILHLPGIAVVGDHANSQEAEKYIELAEKKGYAREDLEKIAACIDFEAFYLRFMNGRGIIDTILGLGSLEKHKRLVETLYMEYEKRVKSQLRAALPHVKSKKLPNGILLNVLDVEKYSHRFTFPAPGKTCGLIHDHIVQEHGEDKPIITLAYGPDFSVIRATDAVHENFGFNLNEIVWELADEIPEAAIDGGGHECAGSLKYVEGLSKKVLERFAEKIAKL; this is encoded by the coding sequence ATGATCAGGAAATGCAGTGAATGTAAAGGTAAGGGCTACAAGGTTAAAAGTTATAAAATCTGTGAGGTCTGTCATGGAACAGGCTTTCAAGCAGCCGAGGATATAAGTGAACATTTTAAAGGACTCCCCGAGACGGCGAAACAAAAATTCCAACTGGAGGATGCCCAGGAGGTGCCCTGTCCAACCTGTAAGGGTAAAGGGGAAATCGAGGTTAGGGAAACATGCAGGGCATGTGATGGTAAAGGAGAAATAAACATATGCCCCAAATGTGGTAAAATAATAAAGGGGACGGGCAAATATTGTCCAGAATGCCAGAAAAAGGATAAAGTCTACATATTACACCCTGCCTGCACCATAGAAGACCTGCAAAGGGATAAAATCTACAAGGGCAAAATAACGAGGATAGAAGATTATGGGGTCTTCGTGAGTTTAAACAATAAAGTATGGGGGCTTATGCGCGGCCTCTTCCCAGACTATAAGATAGGGGATGAGGTATTCGTGAAGGTGGCCCAAATAAACCACTATAAGGGTGAGGTGGATCTCCTACCATGCTCTGTAGGCGACTCCTACGAGATTGTGAAACTAAAAAAGGACATCCCAAGGACTAGGATAGCGAATATAGACAATAAGAGCCTGGGGAAGACCATACGTATCGTCGGGGAAGTCATACAGATCCAGCAGACAACAGGCCCCACGATCTTCACGGTTTCTGATGAGACAGGCACAACATCGGTAGCAGCATTCGACGAGCCAGGCATAAGAGCCCACCCCCATATACAAGTAGGACACATCGTAGAGGTTATAGGGGAAGTTAACCAACACGGTGGGAGGATACAGATTGAATCAGAGGTTATGGAGCGTCTTATAGGTAAAGAAGCTTCAGAGGCTCGGAGGTTGATCGATGAGGCCATAGATCGTAGGGCGGAACCAGAGAAGACGGACCTCTTCATTGAAAGCGAAATCTTGGAGAAGTTAAGGCCTAGGATGATAGAGGCTGCTAAGGCTATAAGGAGGGCTATATTCGATGGTAGGTCAATCCTTGTAAGGCATCATGCCGATGCTGATGGTATATGTGCTGGAGTGGCGATAGAAAAGGCTGTCATACCATTACTTAGGGAGTTGAACCCGAACATAGAAGCAGAATGGCACTACTTCAAGAGAAAACCGAGCAAGGCCCCATTCTATGAATTGGAGGATGTTGTGAAAGATCTGACATATGCTCTTGAGGACATGGAGAGGTTTGGGCAAAAACTGCCCCTGATAGTATTATTGGATAATGGTTCTACTGAGGAGGATATATTAGCTCTATTGAAAGCTAAAATATATGATATTGAGATCGTGGTAATAGACCATCATTATCCTGGGGAAGTAGTTGAGGGTAGAGTAAAGGTAGATGATTATGTTGATGTTCATGTGAACCCATACCTTGTTGGTGGGGACTCGCAGCTTACAGCAGGCGCCCTCTCAGTGGAGGTGGCCAAGATGATAAACCCCGAAATAGAAGAGCGCATACTACACCTCCCAGGGATTGCAGTGGTAGGAGATCATGCAAATTCTCAAGAAGCGGAAAAATACATAGAACTCGCAGAAAAGAAGGGGTACGCAAGAGAAGACTTGGAGAAGATCGCGGCTTGCATAGATTTTGAAGCATTTTATCTCAGGTTCATGAATGGTAGGGGGATAATAGACACAATACTAGGCCTTGGGAGCCTCGAGAAACACAAAAGGCTCGTTGAAACACTCTACATGGAATATGAGAAGAGGGTGAAATCACAGTTAAGAGCGGCTCTGCCACATGTAAAATCTAAAAAGTTGCCAAATGGCATACTACTCAATGTACTGGATGTTGAAAAATATTCCCATCGTTTCACATTCCCAGCTCCGGGTAAAACCTGTGGCCTCATACATGATCATATAGTGCAGGAGCATGGGGAGGACAAGCCCATAATAACCTTAGCCTATGGACCAGACTTTAGCGTTATAAGGGCCACGGATGCGGTCCATGAAAATTTCGGATTCAACTTAAACGAGATAGTATGGGAGCTTGCCGATGAAATACCAGAGGCTGCAATTGATGGTGGCGGACATGAATGTGCAGGTTCCCTTAAATATGTGGAGGGCCTTTCAAAGAAGGTTCTTGAAAGATTCGCCGAGAAGATAGCGAAACTATGA
- a CDS encoding prenyltransferase/squalene oxidase repeat-containing protein: MSNLEDKVLNFIRKRSHEDGGYTLYEGLPDSKNTYYAIKSFQLLGREPANLAKTLKWLEEVHSRGSFSAQGLFYRCSILKEYNRDHRIPKKFIRRLQETYKRSDLEITYYIDSVLRMHNIILDEIPDWIISQQNPDGGFGKYGSDIINTQYALEILKAHKYKIDKKSIKDYLKDCENEGLWSFTPISYPPYIETIYAGFRISEILNLKVKDKNILNFILSLQNNDGGFRRSTYLGISELEYTYKSLYIIKSLESRNPHIIY, from the coding sequence GTGTCCAACTTAGAGGATAAAGTCTTGAATTTTATAAGGAAGAGGAGCCACGAAGATGGAGGATACACATTATATGAGGGACTCCCTGACTCAAAGAACACATATTATGCTATTAAGAGTTTCCAGTTACTTGGCAGGGAACCGGCGAATCTCGCAAAAACCCTCAAATGGCTTGAAGAAGTCCATAGTAGGGGGTCATTCTCAGCCCAGGGACTATTCTACAGGTGCAGTATACTCAAAGAATACAACAGAGATCATAGGATACCCAAGAAGTTTATTAGGAGATTACAGGAAACCTATAAAAGATCCGACCTTGAGATAACCTACTATATAGATTCAGTGCTTAGAATGCACAATATAATATTAGATGAGATCCCAGATTGGATCATATCACAACAAAACCCTGATGGAGGCTTCGGAAAATACGGATCAGATATAATAAACACGCAATACGCCCTCGAAATCCTAAAAGCCCACAAATACAAAATCGATAAAAAGAGTATAAAAGATTATCTTAAAGATTGTGAAAATGAGGGACTATGGTCCTTCACACCAATATCATATCCACCCTATATAGAAACAATATATGCAGGGTTTAGGATAAGCGAAATATTAAACCTTAAGGTTAAAGATAAAAATATCCTAAACTTTATATTATCACTACAAAATAATGATGGCGGATTCAGAAGATCCACCTACCTCGGCATTTCCGAATTAGAATACACCTACAAGAGCCTCTATATTATAAAATCCCTAGAATCTAGGAACCCTCACATAATATACTAG
- a CDS encoding DUF1614 domain-containing protein yields MENKKMNKYHGFHHKIPSLFLFILLLLLLPFLFIVFAGGVMLAFTRLGIPPTLAYTLFWVSLIGSSINIPIKEWTREVYQIREINFFGINYRIPYHGQKKTVLAVNLGGAIIPLTIVTYEILRLSNNPQLILNSIIAMIIVATICKIFARPIKGLGIAIPAFIPPIVAAITALIIGGENPVVVAYISGTIGTLIGADILNLHKIKDLGAPIASIGGAGTFDGIFLTGIIAVLLI; encoded by the coding sequence TTGGAGAATAAAAAAATGAACAAATACCATGGGTTCCATCACAAAATCCCATCACTGTTCTTATTCATACTCCTATTATTGCTCTTACCATTCCTTTTCATAGTTTTCGCCGGGGGCGTGATGCTAGCCTTCACACGCCTTGGAATACCACCAACATTAGCATACACCCTATTCTGGGTGTCACTGATCGGAAGCAGCATAAACATCCCCATAAAAGAATGGACGAGGGAAGTCTACCAGATAAGAGAAATAAACTTCTTCGGGATAAATTACAGGATACCATACCATGGACAGAAAAAGACAGTACTCGCAGTAAACCTGGGAGGCGCAATAATACCCCTCACAATAGTAACATACGAAATCCTACGCTTATCAAATAATCCACAACTCATCCTCAACTCTATAATCGCAATGATAATAGTAGCCACAATATGCAAAATATTCGCAAGACCCATAAAGGGACTTGGGATAGCGATTCCCGCCTTCATCCCACCAATTGTAGCGGCGATAACAGCACTAATCATCGGCGGAGAAAACCCAGTTGTAGTCGCATACATCTCAGGGACCATAGGGACCCTGATAGGAGCCGACATCCTAAACCTCCACAAGATAAAAGATCTAGGCGCTCCAATAGCAAGCATAGGAGGGGCCGGGACATTTGATGGGATATTCCTCACAGGAATAATCGCAGTCCTACTAATATAA
- a CDS encoding MFS transporter, which yields MVEISSRRYFILATIMLASIMGPIDASIVNTILPTIAQYFKVEVALVQWVPMIYLLTISSLLLFYGRLGDIFGYKKVYVMGLAGFIISSLLCGISPNIYFLIAFRALQGIFAAMMMAVPFAIITASFPPMERGKALGINAISISAGLALGPSIGGFITALLNWRFTFFINIPIGVLGLLLAWRIIPEFKGQKARVDIPGAITVFISLFLFLLFVNRAQLHGLDYQNMIILLVSTILGIIFFMLEVGNEEPLLNLNLFKNMTFSFANLSALLNFMSQYVMVFVTPFYLQRVMECPPDKVGLLMTAFPLATLIVAPISGWLSDKIGTRILACVGAAICALSLSLMAQLPISATHFDVAWRLALFGIGTGIFQSPNNSAVMGSVPKPFLGTASGILATMRNVGMVLGIATAGLILYNTIPSVILQKTTLGASDIHVFFSGLKHAYIGGAFLTGIASITSLIRR from the coding sequence ATGGTTGAAATTTCAAGCAGACGTTATTTTATCCTCGCCACTATTATGTTAGCAAGCATAATGGGGCCCATCGATGCTAGTATTGTTAACACCATACTACCGACCATAGCCCAATATTTCAAGGTGGAGGTTGCACTCGTTCAATGGGTGCCTATGATCTACCTCCTTACAATAAGCAGCCTTTTGTTATTTTATGGCCGTTTAGGTGACATATTCGGATATAAAAAGGTATACGTTATGGGACTTGCCGGTTTTATCATATCCTCCCTTCTATGTGGAATCTCCCCAAACATCTATTTTCTTATTGCATTCCGCGCCTTGCAAGGGATATTCGCGGCTATGATGATGGCCGTGCCCTTTGCCATTATAACAGCCTCCTTTCCTCCAATGGAACGTGGAAAAGCCTTGGGTATTAATGCTATAAGTATATCCGCTGGTCTTGCTCTTGGCCCGTCCATCGGCGGTTTTATCACCGCATTGCTAAATTGGCGTTTCACATTCTTCATTAACATACCCATCGGAGTCCTTGGCCTTTTATTAGCCTGGCGCATCATCCCGGAATTTAAGGGACAGAAGGCTAGGGTGGATATACCCGGTGCAATAACAGTTTTCATTTCCCTTTTTCTCTTCCTTCTCTTTGTCAACCGCGCCCAGCTTCACGGTTTAGATTACCAAAACATGATTATACTCCTTGTCTCGACAATCCTGGGGATTATATTCTTCATGTTAGAAGTTGGAAATGAGGAGCCCCTCCTTAACCTAAACCTCTTCAAGAACATGACATTTTCCTTCGCAAACCTTAGTGCCTTATTGAATTTCATGTCCCAGTATGTAATGGTCTTTGTCACCCCATTTTATCTACAGAGGGTTATGGAATGTCCCCCAGATAAGGTGGGTTTACTCATGACCGCTTTCCCACTGGCTACTCTTATAGTTGCGCCAATTAGCGGATGGCTCTCCGATAAGATAGGTACAAGGATCCTCGCATGTGTTGGTGCTGCCATATGCGCACTATCACTTTCTCTTATGGCACAATTACCAATCTCCGCCACCCACTTTGACGTGGCATGGAGACTGGCCCTCTTTGGTATCGGTACCGGTATTTTCCAGTCACCTAACAATAGTGCTGTGATGGGTAGCGTCCCCAAACCCTTTCTAGGAACAGCTTCAGGCATACTAGCAACAATGAGGAATGTTGGCATGGTTTTAGGTATTGCAACCGCCGGGCTTATATTATATAATACCATACCATCCGTTATACTCCAGAAGACGACCCTAGGGGCTTCTGACATTCATGTATTTTTTTCAGGGCTTAAACATGCCTATATTGGTGGTGCATTTTTAACCGGCATAGCATCTATAACATCCTTGATAAGAAGATGA
- a CDS encoding MFS transporter yields the protein MRRAAKFIILLGVVSLFADMTYEGARGITGPFLFMLGASATMVGFASGLGELSGYIIRLFSGYIADRTRRYWFMTFTGYIINLVAVPLLALAFNWQVAILLIILERIGKGFRTPARDVMLSHATSQVGHGWGFGIHEALDQVGAILGPLMVFLVLYLRGGYRTGFLFLGLPAIFAILTLTVAYFLFPHPQRLEIETHRLVESPGLVFWLYIGVACLIGAGYADFPLIGYHFKNVTLFGDSLIPVFYALAMLVDALSALLFGRFFDHYGFRVMMVSVILSSLFAPLVFLGGVLAAVFGVVLWGVGMGAQESIMRAAIARIIPSDRRGSAYGIFNMFFGFSWFIGSLLMGMLYEVSLAALVMFSVIMQLLAIPLLVKVEKSV from the coding sequence ATGAGACGGGCTGCGAAATTTATAATACTCCTAGGGGTTGTTAGTCTTTTTGCTGATATGACATATGAGGGTGCAAGGGGGATAACAGGACCATTCCTTTTCATGTTAGGTGCAAGCGCCACGATGGTAGGTTTTGCCAGTGGCCTGGGAGAACTTTCAGGTTATATTATAAGACTTTTCTCAGGATATATCGCTGATAGAACGCGCCGTTATTGGTTCATGACATTCACAGGTTATATTATAAACTTGGTGGCCGTCCCACTACTCGCATTAGCCTTTAACTGGCAGGTGGCCATCCTTTTAATAATCCTTGAAAGGATAGGGAAGGGTTTCAGGACCCCTGCAAGGGATGTTATGTTGTCACATGCCACAAGCCAAGTAGGTCATGGGTGGGGTTTTGGCATCCACGAAGCCCTCGACCAGGTAGGGGCTATACTGGGGCCCCTAATGGTCTTTTTGGTATTGTATCTTAGGGGAGGCTATAGGACCGGTTTCCTCTTCCTTGGATTGCCTGCGATCTTTGCGATTTTAACGTTAACTGTAGCATACTTCTTATTCCCCCACCCTCAAAGGTTGGAGATTGAAACTCACAGGCTCGTGGAGTCCCCTGGGTTGGTTTTCTGGTTGTATATAGGCGTTGCATGCCTTATAGGTGCGGGTTATGCCGATTTTCCCCTTATTGGATACCATTTCAAGAACGTGACACTATTCGGGGATTCCCTGATACCAGTATTCTATGCCCTTGCAATGCTTGTAGATGCTCTTTCGGCATTATTATTTGGGAGATTTTTTGACCATTATGGTTTCCGGGTTATGATGGTATCTGTTATTCTATCCTCGCTGTTCGCCCCCCTGGTGTTCCTTGGTGGGGTGTTAGCGGCTGTTTTTGGTGTTGTATTATGGGGTGTTGGTATGGGCGCCCAGGAATCTATCATGAGAGCAGCTATAGCTAGGATAATCCCATCTGATAGGAGAGGATCCGCCTATGGCATCTTTAACATGTTTTTTGGTTTTTCATGGTTCATCGGCAGCCTCCTAATGGGCATGCTCTATGAAGTATCATTGGCTGCGTTGGTCATGTTCTCTGTTATAATGCAACTTCTGGCTATTCCCTTACTTGTTAAGGTAGAAAAGAGCGTGTAG
- a CDS encoding ferrous iron transporter B: MKILLMGNPNVGKSVVFSRLTGANVVASNYPGTTVEYTRGILKLKGKKIEVIDVPGTYSLTPFCKAEEVARDMFLKENPDLILNVLDSTNLERNLYLTLQILEKKIPTIVVLNMWDLAKRKGVHLNVKKLEKSLGVPVIPVTAVSGEGIKQLVHTIEKILEEREEHLPSVQKMGDEEKWKFIGKLLLEVQKIEHRHPTLLEKLEDASVHPIFGVLIALLIAYLTLQSIIGVGELLTGKILDPFFYNYYGPTITKIIESAFPTGPIHDILIGTGYNYMESFGLLTTGVYVPLAVVLPYVSLFYLVLGFLEDLGYLPRLAVLTDNIMHKLGLHGASIISLILGLGCNVPGILATRILEDERERFIALTLLSISVPCMAQTAVIIGLLGPYGIKYIAMVYGTLIVIYITAGYILNKIMKGESPEIFLEIPPYKIPHPGTLLKKTWMRIRGFLLEAIPFVFLGILLVNLLYVTGMMKILTGLLAPIFSGVLGLPREAAATLIIGFLRKDIATGLLAPLHLGPEQLVVATTVLAIYFPCIATFVVLSKEIGVKGMIKIGILMVVLAFLVGGIQHLIFQTI; the protein is encoded by the coding sequence ATGAAGATACTCCTTATGGGGAATCCTAACGTTGGCAAAAGTGTTGTTTTTTCAAGGCTCACAGGTGCAAATGTTGTAGCATCCAACTATCCAGGCACAACAGTAGAATATACTCGGGGGATCCTGAAATTAAAAGGAAAAAAAATTGAGGTGATAGATGTTCCGGGTACATATTCCCTAACACCCTTTTGCAAGGCCGAGGAAGTTGCAAGGGACATGTTCCTTAAGGAAAACCCAGACCTAATATTAAATGTGCTGGATTCAACAAACCTAGAGCGTAACCTATACCTCACACTCCAAATACTGGAAAAGAAAATACCCACGATAGTCGTCCTCAACATGTGGGACCTTGCCAAGAGAAAAGGAGTCCATTTAAACGTTAAAAAGCTCGAGAAAAGCCTAGGAGTCCCTGTAATACCAGTGACTGCAGTGAGTGGTGAAGGGATAAAACAACTAGTACACACCATAGAAAAAATCCTAGAAGAAAGGGAAGAACATCTTCCAAGTGTCCAGAAAATGGGCGACGAAGAAAAATGGAAGTTCATAGGCAAACTATTACTAGAAGTACAGAAGATAGAGCACAGACACCCCACACTACTAGAAAAACTCGAGGACGCTTCTGTACACCCCATATTCGGCGTTTTAATAGCCCTGTTGATAGCATACCTCACCCTCCAATCTATAATAGGGGTTGGCGAACTCCTAACAGGTAAAATCCTGGACCCATTCTTCTACAACTACTACGGTCCAACCATAACTAAGATCATAGAATCGGCCTTCCCAACTGGGCCCATCCATGACATACTAATAGGCACAGGCTACAATTACATGGAATCATTCGGACTCCTAACAACAGGAGTATACGTGCCACTTGCGGTCGTATTACCATATGTATCACTCTTCTACCTGGTATTAGGCTTCCTGGAGGATCTTGGATATCTTCCAAGGCTGGCGGTCCTCACAGATAACATAATGCACAAGCTAGGATTGCACGGAGCCTCCATAATCTCACTCATACTAGGACTTGGATGTAACGTCCCAGGGATCCTAGCCACAAGAATACTAGAAGATGAAAGGGAGAGATTCATAGCCCTAACCCTATTATCTATATCAGTACCATGCATGGCCCAGACAGCAGTCATAATAGGACTACTAGGACCCTACGGTATAAAATATATTGCAATGGTATATGGGACCCTCATAGTAATCTATATAACAGCAGGGTACATCCTAAACAAGATCATGAAAGGAGAAAGTCCAGAGATATTCCTAGAAATACCACCCTATAAGATACCCCACCCTGGGACGCTCCTCAAAAAAACATGGATGCGCATAAGAGGGTTCCTACTGGAGGCGATACCCTTCGTATTCCTTGGGATACTACTAGTAAACCTATTATATGTCACGGGTATGATGAAAATCCTAACAGGCCTCTTGGCGCCAATATTCTCTGGAGTTCTAGGCCTGCCACGGGAGGCCGCGGCAACACTAATAATAGGATTCCTGAGAAAGGACATCGCCACTGGCCTGCTAGCACCACTCCACCTCGGCCCGGAGCAGCTAGTAGTTGCCACAACAGTTTTAGCAATCTATTTCCCATGTATTGCAACATTTGTAGTCCTATCAAAGGAGATAGGGGTTAAGGGCATGATAAAGATAGGCATACTAATGGTAGTCCTAGCATTCCTTGTAGGAGGAATACAACACCTAATCTTCCAAACAATATAA
- a CDS encoding FeoA family protein: MITLKDLKTGERAIVREIIGGIGLRRRLESLNIRVGKKVRKVSSLPFRGPIIIEVDRSKIAIGQGMAGKILVEVIDEDTPYGES; this comes from the coding sequence ATGATCACCCTAAAAGACCTTAAAACAGGAGAAAGGGCCATAGTACGGGAGATAATAGGGGGAATTGGCCTACGGAGGCGGTTGGAATCCCTTAATATAAGGGTTGGGAAGAAAGTCCGGAAGGTATCATCCTTACCATTCCGTGGACCCATAATCATTGAAGTTGACAGGTCTAAGATTGCCATAGGCCAGGGAATGGCCGGTAAAATCCTAGTGGAGGTAATAGATGAAGATACTCCTTATGGGGAATCCTAA
- a CDS encoding DUF368 domain-containing protein has protein sequence MKIKNFIAIFLRGFLMGAADTIPGVSGGTMALITGIYERLVHAISKIRFNFLKPLLRADLKSSIKTAKEEIDFELFIPLLLGIATAILTISRIISFLITYYMAYTYSFFLGLILASAYLVFNRIDGFSLKNLISAILGFIFAFLFVGLNPIQANHSLPIIFISGAIAICAMILPGISGAFMLLLLNQYEYMLKALARVSIPDIITFILGAAIGILSFSKFLDYLLKNHEAVTMAFLVGLMIGTLRLPYSKMAVIQSTPSLIIAVTIAIIGFFIVFLIEKRFHYIEY, from the coding sequence ATGAAGATCAAAAATTTCATAGCAATATTCTTAAGGGGTTTCCTCATGGGCGCTGCTGATACGATCCCCGGCGTCTCAGGGGGGACCATGGCACTTATAACAGGAATATATGAAAGACTAGTCCATGCTATAAGCAAAATCAGATTCAACTTTTTAAAGCCCCTCCTCAGAGCCGATCTCAAATCCTCCATAAAAACAGCCAAGGAAGAAATAGACTTCGAATTATTCATACCACTCCTCCTCGGTATAGCCACAGCCATTTTAACAATATCAAGGATAATATCATTCCTGATAACCTATTATATGGCATACACCTACTCATTCTTCCTAGGGCTCATATTAGCCTCAGCCTACCTAGTATTCAATAGGATAGATGGTTTCTCATTAAAAAATCTCATCTCAGCTATCCTAGGATTCATATTCGCCTTCCTCTTCGTGGGCTTAAACCCCATCCAAGCAAACCATAGCCTACCCATAATATTCATCTCAGGAGCCATCGCCATATGCGCCATGATACTCCCAGGGATTTCAGGAGCCTTCATGTTATTACTCCTCAACCAGTATGAGTATATGCTCAAAGCCCTTGCCAGAGTCTCCATCCCAGATATTATAACATTCATCCTAGGCGCGGCCATCGGGATCCTAAGCTTCTCCAAATTCCTCGACTATCTTCTCAAAAACCACGAGGCCGTGACAATGGCATTCCTCGTAGGCCTAATGATAGGAACCCTAAGACTCCCCTATAGTAAAATGGCTGTCATCCAATCAACACCCTCATTGATCATTGCAGTCACAATAGCCATCATCGGATTCTTTATAGTATTCCTAATCGAGAAAAGATTCCACTACATCGAATATTAA
- a CDS encoding putative PEP-binding protein has product MELIKGIGASPYIRSGRVKKIESYNDMMDIEGGEIIVTERVSRDMLPKLKRVGAVVTDYGGLTSHVAITLRELKIPCVVGTENATKILEDDMVVTVDGKTGNIYEGVMEWEEIIEELPLEETATTLMTNLNIPSIADRIADYADGIGSVRIEHMVIETGKHPYRLLEEGKLTDVLKKGLEFVLESFYPKPVWFRTFDIPTDELKNLQGGDVEPEEPNPLLGFRGIYKDLRDIEVLKAEFRAIKELIDDGYSNLGLKFPFVRDGSEYLSARRILEECGLKPHRDLEVGLSIETPSAALQIREFIGYGLDFVSIGMSDLAMCTLAVDRRGVRVAKLFDLTHPALLGLVDNVIRECSRAGIKTCVAGYAATEYNIVEKLIRMGVDGISTNPDQLLKMRVFITRIEKSILLETLRGTRGEILY; this is encoded by the coding sequence ATGGAACTTATCAAGGGAATAGGGGCCAGCCCCTATATTAGAAGCGGACGAGTGAAAAAAATAGAATCATACAATGACATGATGGACATCGAAGGCGGGGAGATCATAGTAACGGAAAGGGTATCAAGGGACATGCTACCAAAACTAAAAAGAGTCGGTGCTGTTGTAACAGACTATGGTGGCCTCACAAGTCATGTTGCCATCACACTCCGAGAACTGAAAATACCCTGTGTAGTAGGGACCGAGAATGCCACAAAAATCCTTGAAGATGATATGGTGGTTACAGTTGATGGTAAAACTGGTAACATCTATGAGGGCGTGATGGAATGGGAAGAAATCATAGAAGAACTACCCCTTGAAGAGACCGCAACCACCCTAATGACGAACCTGAACATACCATCAATCGCGGATAGGATAGCAGACTATGCCGATGGCATAGGATCAGTAAGGATAGAGCATATGGTCATAGAAACCGGCAAACACCCTTACAGGCTCCTAGAAGAGGGTAAGTTAACTGATGTTCTTAAAAAGGGTCTTGAGTTCGTCCTTGAATCCTTTTATCCAAAGCCCGTATGGTTTAGAACCTTTGATATTCCAACCGACGAATTGAAGAACCTCCAAGGGGGGGATGTTGAACCAGAAGAACCAAACCCACTATTAGGATTCAGGGGCATCTACAAGGACCTACGGGACATTGAAGTGCTAAAGGCAGAATTCAGGGCGATAAAAGAGCTCATAGATGATGGTTACTCCAACCTTGGCCTCAAGTTCCCCTTTGTAAGGGATGGGAGCGAATACCTCTCCGCTAGGAGGATACTAGAAGAGTGCGGCCTAAAACCCCACCGTGACCTTGAGGTTGGATTATCAATAGAGACGCCATCAGCCGCCCTTCAAATTAGAGAATTTATAGGCTATGGTCTTGATTTTGTATCCATTGGGATGAGTGATCTTGCAATGTGCACCCTAGCAGTGGACAGGAGGGGTGTGAGGGTTGCGAAACTCTTCGATTTAACCCATCCAGCCCTCCTCGGACTCGTAGATAACGTTATCAGAGAATGTTCAAGGGCTGGTATAAAAACCTGTGTCGCCGGGTATGCGGCAACAGAGTATAATATTGTGGAGAAACTTATAAGAATGGGCGTGGATGGGATATCAACAAACCCCGACCAACTATTAAAGATGAGGGTTTTCATCACAAGAATTGAAAAGAGCATACTTCTAGAAACCCTAAGGGGGACTAGAGGGGAAATTCTATACTGA